One window from the genome of Brachyspira hampsonii encodes:
- a CDS encoding M42 family metallopeptidase, with amino-acid sequence MNDILNLMKDLTNAFGPSGFEDDVIEVIRKNTAFIDNERDSINNLYLGLNKIDKNKPIVGLDCHIDEIGFMTEHINDNGTISFIPLGGWHIPNIVSNSVVIKSSSGEYVKGVIGSKPPHFMTEEDKRKLPSLHDMYIDVGTRSKKETEEIFGIQIGDPISPDVDFRYDDRTKSICAKAIDNRVGALCVIETLRALKDEKLDVNLVGMMTAQEEVGTRGAAVASNKVKPDLVIVFEGSPADDTFYYGDRAHGAIGRGSQLRIIDGGMITNPRLNKYTIDIAKKNNIAHQVIVREKGSTNGAVYHKTNLGTPSVVLGVATRYAHSHYCYASYDDIIASINIAKELIKTLNKEKIKEF; translated from the coding sequence ATGAATGATATTTTAAATTTAATGAAAGATTTAACTAATGCATTCGGACCTTCTGGTTTTGAAGATGATGTTATAGAAGTTATAAGAAAAAACACAGCATTTATAGATAATGAAAGAGATTCTATTAATAATCTTTATTTAGGATTAAACAAAATAGATAAAAATAAACCTATAGTAGGTTTAGACTGCCATATAGATGAAATAGGATTTATGACAGAACATATTAATGATAATGGTACAATCTCTTTTATACCATTAGGAGGCTGGCATATACCTAATATAGTATCAAACTCTGTAGTGATAAAATCTTCAAGCGGAGAATATGTTAAAGGAGTAATAGGTTCAAAACCTCCTCATTTTATGACTGAAGAAGATAAAAGAAAACTTCCTTCATTACATGATATGTATATTGATGTGGGAACTAGAAGTAAAAAGGAAACTGAAGAAATATTCGGCATACAAATAGGAGACCCTATATCTCCTGATGTTGATTTTAGATATGATGACAGGACAAAAAGTATATGTGCTAAGGCAATAGATAATAGAGTTGGAGCTTTATGCGTAATAGAAACTTTAAGAGCTTTAAAAGATGAAAAACTAGATGTTAATTTAGTTGGAATGATGACCGCTCAGGAAGAAGTAGGAACTAGAGGGGCTGCTGTAGCTTCTAATAAAGTAAAGCCTGATTTGGTTATAGTATTTGAAGGCTCTCCTGCTGATGATACATTTTATTATGGAGATAGAGCTCATGGTGCCATAGGAAGAGGTTCTCAGCTTAGAATAATTGACGGCGGTATGATTACTAATCCTAGATTAAATAAATACACAATAGATATAGCCAAAAAAAATAATATAGCTCATCAAGTGATTGTGCGTGAAAAAGGTTCTACTAACGGGGCTGTTTATCATAAAACTAATTTAGGTACTCCAAGTGTAGTATTGGGAGTAGCAACAAGATATGCTCATAGTCATTACTGTTATGCTTCTTATGACGATATAATAGCTTCTATCAATATCGCTAAAGAATTGATAAAAACTCTAAACAAAGAAAAAATAAAAGAATTTTAA
- a CDS encoding phytoene desaturase family protein codes for MTNNKYDIVIIGSGLGGLTSGAYLAKQGKKVLVLESHNIVGGCATGYKRKNVKFEVGLHELDMAKKNREMKHVIFSKLGLYDRVNLVQLPQTWRIKTESTDLVIPEGYENAINTLEKEFPEEKEGIKKYFSGLSRMMYMIRRVPYDLKFWDYFFFPVTTLPMILYQLFKQKNTGDVLDSIIKSDKLKRILNINITYYHQNPYEFTWYYHACAQGAYYNSAYFIKGGSQNLSNALADIIKENGGEIKVSSEVKKINVKGNIAEGVTYYDKRAKEEVTVNADYVIANAAPQIVYDELLPKGYEDKRIKKLKNSVSLYTVYIIFKKKFSELYPNNAYSTFITTEKTLNTNFKEDAKGQRGIPVEDRNFVFVDYSAIDSGLVEEGDNRSFAVLTGPSFLDEWKDLSDEEYKARKKEMAEKLIDRAEQHYPGFRDNIEYYEVATPKTIKRYIKTPDGTPYGFVQDTYLKKSRCVRVSPTVKNLHFASAWNFPGGGFTGALLSGYFAARNILFPLKPYIVLRFLLCGVVGTAIGTAYQWIPALINLFK; via the coding sequence ATGACTAACAATAAATATGATATAGTAATAATAGGTTCTGGTTTAGGCGGATTAACTTCCGGAGCTTATTTAGCAAAGCAAGGAAAAAAAGTTCTTGTATTAGAAAGCCATAATATAGTTGGCGGATGTGCCACAGGCTACAAAAGAAAAAATGTAAAATTTGAAGTAGGACTTCATGAATTGGATATGGCTAAAAAAAATAGAGAGATGAAGCATGTAATATTTAGCAAATTAGGTCTTTATGATAGAGTTAATTTGGTACAGCTTCCTCAAACTTGGAGAATAAAAACAGAATCTACAGATTTGGTTATACCTGAAGGTTATGAGAATGCTATAAATACTTTAGAGAAAGAGTTTCCAGAGGAGAAAGAGGGCATAAAAAAATATTTTTCCGGACTTTCAAGAATGATGTATATGATAAGAAGAGTACCTTATGACTTGAAGTTTTGGGATTATTTCTTCTTCCCTGTAACAACACTTCCTATGATTTTATATCAATTGTTTAAGCAGAAAAATACAGGAGATGTTTTAGATTCTATAATAAAAAGCGATAAGTTAAAAAGAATATTGAATATAAATATTACTTACTATCACCAAAACCCTTATGAGTTTACTTGGTATTATCATGCTTGTGCTCAGGGGGCTTATTATAATTCTGCTTATTTTATCAAAGGAGGAAGTCAGAACCTATCAAATGCTTTGGCTGATATAATCAAAGAAAACGGAGGAGAAATAAAAGTTTCTTCAGAAGTTAAAAAAATAAATGTAAAAGGAAATATTGCTGAGGGAGTAACTTATTATGATAAAAGAGCAAAAGAGGAAGTTACAGTTAATGCTGATTATGTAATAGCAAATGCAGCACCTCAAATAGTTTATGATGAATTACTTCCTAAAGGATATGAAGATAAGAGAATAAAGAAACTTAAAAACTCAGTATCGCTTTATACAGTTTACATAATATTTAAGAAAAAATTCTCAGAGCTTTATCCTAATAATGCATACTCTACTTTTATAACTACAGAAAAAACTTTAAATACAAATTTCAAAGAAGATGCTAAAGGACAAAGAGGTATACCAGTAGAAGACAGAAACTTTGTATTTGTAGATTATTCAGCAATAGACAGCGGACTTGTAGAAGAGGGAGATAACCGTTCATTTGCCGTACTTACAGGACCTTCATTCTTAGACGAATGGAAAGATTTAAGCGATGAAGAATATAAAGCTAGAAAAAAAGAAATGGCAGAAAAACTAATAGACAGAGCAGAGCAGCATTATCCCGGATTTAGAGATAATATAGAGTATTATGAGGTAGCTACTCCGAAAACAATTAAGAGATACATTAAAACACCAGACGGTACTCCTTACGGATTTGTACAGGATACTTACTTGAAAAAAAGCAGATGCGTAAGAGTATCGCCTACAGTTAAAAACTTACATTTTGCTAGTGCTTGGAACTTCCCCGGAGGAGGATTTACAGGTGCTTTATTAAGCGGATATTTTGCAGCACGTAATATATTATTCCCATTAAAACCTTATATAGTGCTTAGATTCCTATTATGCGGTGTTGTAGGAACGGCTATAGGTACTGCTTATCAATGGATCCCTGCTTTAATTAATTTGTTTAAATAA